The window GCCTCTTATGCGCGTCTCTTTGAACACATCGTTATAAGAGAGGGCGACCACAAGGGTGCGCTACTACGCGAGGTTTAGGTACAAAAAAAGACAAAGACCACTTTCGTGGACTTTGTCAACAGTCTCAGGAACGCAGATGAATCTGCGTTCCTTTGTTTATTCGGTAGATTTATGTTACAGCAGTTGCTTGGTCATCAGATAATAGAAGTTGATCGCATCCTCGAACTTTCTTAAATCATAGCCGGTCACCTGTTCGATTTTGCCAAGCCTGTAAAGCAAGGTGTTGCGGTGGATAAACAGCTTGTTGGAGGTATCGGTGACGTTGAGGTTGTTTTCAAAAAAGTGAATGACCGTCGCGATAAGCTCCTGATCGTCTACGATTGTCTGAATCTGCTTTTCCTTATTGATACTGATCAGTTTGTCTTTTCCTGTAGCATCGATCGCAAGCGCGAAAATCAAATGGTTTACAGAAAACCTTCTTTTTGAGGTGTACAGGCGCTTTCCAATAAGAAGCATCCTTCTGGCCTTCTGGTAATACTCTTTAAGGGCTGTCCAGTCACTGATTGTAATGCCGTACACGATATAGGGTTCGACCATCATGTCTTCCATAAATAGTTGCTGAAGCGTCTGGGAGATTTCTTCCACTTCACTCAAGTGCACAAGCAGGACGATATGATGGTCGCACACTGCAAGCAATGCACCGCTGAGCACCTCGTCAATCGCCTGCACCGCGTCTTCAATCTGCATCTGGTCTGCGGTACAGATGATCATTGAGTAATCCTGATTATCTTCACATCCAAGCGATGTCAGAAAGCCCGTATGCCACAACTCGTCTCCGCACATCAACCTTTCGAGCAGATGTTGCTTATTGGGAGCTTGCTGGGCAGAGATGATGTCATGAATGATATTCACAGCGACATTCGCACGTTCTTCAGTATCTTTAATTCCAGCGTAGTACTGTTTATGGTCATAAGTGAATCCGATAAAACCCCAGCCGTTGTCATACACAAAGCTTCGCTCTTCAAGCATGGCCAGCGAATGGCTTAGCTTTGTCTTTGTGATCGACTTGAAAATCATCTTCTTCTCTACATTCAGAACAACAAACTCCTTCCCTTTAAAATAAGGTAAGCGCATGATTGGATCCATCGAAAATGCCATTTGTGCCATCCTTTCTATACATTCTTGTTTATAGTATACCAGATTAAGTAAACACTAAAACAGGGCTAATTCATTAGCCCTGCTTTTATCACTACTTAATTCTATTTGTGCAATAAGCTAAGTTCAGTCTCAGCGTCAAACACGTGAAGTTTTTCTTCGTCGAAGTAGATATTGATCGTATCGCCGATAGCAACCTTCGCATCCGGTTTTTCCTTTGCGATTACTTCTCCGCCGTCAACATTGAAGTATAAAAGGATTTCAGAACCAAGAAGCTCTGTGACTTCAATCTTGATGTCTATACCTTTGTTTTCGTTGTTGATGTGCATGTCTTCAGGTCTGATACCCATGATTACAGTCTTACCTACATAATCAGCAAGGTTCTTAACGATTTCAGGCTTAGTAGGGTAGAATGTTTTACCATGGAACTTAAGACCGATCTTGTCGCCGCTGACTACTTCAGCTTTCATCAGGTTCATTTGCGGTGAACCGATGAAACCTGCGACAAATAGGTTCGCCGGCTTGTTGTAAATAGTCTTAGGGTCTGCAACCTGCTGGATGTATCCGTCTTTCATAACACAGATTTTCGTACCCATCGTCATCGCTTCAGTCTGGTCGTGAGTAACGTAGATGAATGTAGAATCCAGCTCTCTGTGTAGTTTGATAAGCTCTGCCCTCATCTGTACACGTAACTTCGCGTCAAGGTTTGAAAGGGGTTCGTCCATAAGGAATACTTGTGGCTTTCTTACGATAGCGCGACCAAGAGCGACCCTTTGTCTTTGACCACCCGAAAGCTGCTTCGGTTTACGGTCAAGAAGTGATTCTATACCTAAAATAGATGCTGCGTTTTGCACGCGCTCGTGAATTTCTTTTTTTGGAGTCTTTCTTAACTTAAGACCGAATGACATATTGTCTCTAACAGACATATGTGGGTAAAGCGCATAGTTTTGGAATACCATTGCGATATCTCTATCTTTTGGCGCTACGTCGTTCACCATTTTTTCACCGATGAACATCTCTCCTGTAGAGATTTCCTCAAGACCGGCGATCATTCTTAGTGTAGTCGTCTTACCGCAACCTGATGGTCCGACAAGAACCATGAACTCTTTATCTTCAATAGTCAATTCCGCGTCATAAACTGCGTGGAAACCATTCGGATAAACTTTATTTAACTTATTGAGCAATACCTTAGCCATAATCCACCTCTTCATAATAGTAATTCGCGTCGTAAGCGAAACCTTATCCTTCTTGATAACATTATACAGCGTAGACTTACGAAAATGACTTATGGATATTTACAAAAAAGCCCTGAATGTCATGACAGTTTTCACAAATCATATAAATTCAACCTTTGCGCCTTAATTTATTGGAGTTCTTCCCAAACCCGCCTGACGACGCCATAATCAAATCCCTTGGATAGCAAATTCCTCATCAGCTTCTCTTTTTGCTTATCCTCGGGCTCCCCCTCAAGCTGCCTGAGCTTTTTTCTCGCCGCTGTCATCGCCTTTTCGAACTCATCTCCTGTACCATCCTGAAGTACAAGATCGACAATGTTTTCAGGACATCCCCTTTGGATAAGGCGCATTTTGATCTTGCTCTTGCTATCTGTTTCAGACCGAACAGCAACCAGTTGTCTTGCAGTCTCCAGTTCGTCCATGTATCCTTCATCGATCAATCTGTCGATCGTATCATCGATAACCTCGCGATCGAACTCCTTTTGCAGAAGCTTTGTCCTCAGTTCTTTGACAAAATGATTTCTTCTGCTGATGATGTCGATGCTCTTATGCAGGCACTGGGAGTTTAAGAACTCCTTTTCCAAGACCTTGATCAGGCCTTCTTCTATTTCCTGCCCTTTGTACAAATGGTGCTGAACCAGCTGGGTCTCAGAAACCATCACTTGCCTCGCGCCAAAACGCAGGGCATAGACCCCGCGCTTGAGTTTTAAAATTTCATCTATGATCAACATATCTACCCCTTAACGACAATCACCGTCTTCAACCTTTTAATAGGTACCACCAAGTCCTTTTGCTGCTCCATTACCACTAGAATATCCTTATAGGCTTCCCTAGACTCGTCAGATACGATGCTCTTTGGAGGAACACCGATATATACCCCTTCCGAATTTAAGGTTTTGAGTATATCATCCTTATTGAATCTTTTCATCGCCTCTTTACGCGACATATGCCTTCCCGCTCCATGCGAACAGGAGTTGAAGGACTCTATGTTACCAAGACCTTTTACAATATAGGAATAGCTCCCCATCGCACCAGGGATGATTCCCAAATCATCTTTTTCAACCCGAATCGCACCTTTTCTATGAATCCAAAGCGCTTGACCCAAGTGTTCTTCAAGCGATGCGTAATTATGGTGGGCGTTGATGATATTTCCAAAGGTCACCGCTGGAAACGCCTCCATCAGCACATCCATCACACGTTCAAGAAGCATGGCTCTGTTCTCCTTGGCAAACTCAAGAGCCAGGTTCATCCACCTTGCGTAATTTTCTCCGCTTTCGGTGTTGACGGGCAGATAGCTTAGTTTGGACTTTACTGCGTGTTTGTCACCCTTTTTCTTGCAGTGGTATTCCGCCTTGTCATTATAGTAGTTGGCGATCTTCAGTCCGAAATTTCTGCTCCCGGTATGAAGCATGATACAGATCTTACCGCTTTCGTCTTCCTGGAACTCGATAAAATGGTTGCCGCTACCCAAAGTCGCCAATTGGTAGAAGACCCTATCGATCTCTTTATACAGGAGCTGGTTCTTGATCAGCCACTCCTCACTGTTCTCGATAAGCATGGTGAGTCTGTGGTTGCTCTGCTTCTGATCATGGTGCTTGAATCCCAGAGGAATCGTTCTCATGATCTCATCAATTATCTTTTTCACATGAAAGGGCTTCAGCTGCTCTTTTCGAAGATCCGTTTCAACATATGCCATTCCACAGCCGATGTCCACGCCAACGGCATTTGGAATGATGTGGTCCTTTGCAGCGATCACACCACCAATGGGCATGCCGAATCCTTGATGGGTATCCGGCATCAGCGC of the Fusibacter sp. A1 genome contains:
- a CDS encoding CdaR family transcriptional regulator, whose amino-acid sequence is MAFSMDPIMRLPYFKGKEFVVLNVEKKMIFKSITKTKLSHSLAMLEERSFVYDNGWGFIGFTYDHKQYYAGIKDTEERANVAVNIIHDIISAQQAPNKQHLLERLMCGDELWHTGFLTSLGCEDNQDYSMIICTADQMQIEDAVQAIDEVLSGALLAVCDHHIVLLVHLSEVEEISQTLQQLFMEDMMVEPYIVYGITISDWTALKEYYQKARRMLLIGKRLYTSKRRFSVNHLIFALAIDATGKDKLISINKEKQIQTIVDDQELIATVIHFFENNLNVTDTSNKLFIHRNTLLYRLGKIEQVTGYDLRKFEDAINFYYLMTKQLL
- a CDS encoding ABC transporter ATP-binding protein — its product is MAKVLLNKLNKVYPNGFHAVYDAELTIEDKEFMVLVGPSGCGKTTTLRMIAGLEEISTGEMFIGEKMVNDVAPKDRDIAMVFQNYALYPHMSVRDNMSFGLKLRKTPKKEIHERVQNAASILGIESLLDRKPKQLSGGQRQRVALGRAIVRKPQVFLMDEPLSNLDAKLRVQMRAELIKLHRELDSTFIYVTHDQTEAMTMGTKICVMKDGYIQQVADPKTIYNKPANLFVAGFIGSPQMNLMKAEVVSGDKIGLKFHGKTFYPTKPEIVKNLADYVGKTVIMGIRPEDMHINNENKGIDIKIEVTELLGSEILLYFNVDGGEVIAKEKPDAKVAIGDTINIYFDEEKLHVFDAETELSLLHK
- a CDS encoding regulatory protein RecX is translated as MLIIDEILKLKRGVYALRFGARQVMVSETQLVQHHLYKGQEIEEGLIKVLEKEFLNSQCLHKSIDIISRRNHFVKELRTKLLQKEFDREVIDDTIDRLIDEGYMDELETARQLVAVRSETDSKSKIKMRLIQRGCPENIVDLVLQDGTGDEFEKAMTAARKKLRQLEGEPEDKQKEKLMRNLLSKGFDYGVVRRVWEELQ
- a CDS encoding RtcB family protein translates to MFVHFNEAKMKLPVKIWLDSLADVDPICLQQTINLSNLSILEGWVALMPDTHQGFGMPIGGVIAAKDHIIPNAVGVDIGCGMAYVETDLRKEQLKPFHVKKIIDEIMRTIPLGFKHHDQKQSNHRLTMLIENSEEWLIKNQLLYKEIDRVFYQLATLGSGNHFIEFQEDESGKICIMLHTGSRNFGLKIANYYNDKAEYHCKKKGDKHAVKSKLSYLPVNTESGENYARWMNLALEFAKENRAMLLERVMDVLMEAFPAVTFGNIINAHHNYASLEEHLGQALWIHRKGAIRVEKDDLGIIPGAMGSYSYIVKGLGNIESFNSCSHGAGRHMSRKEAMKRFNKDDILKTLNSEGVYIGVPPKSIVSDESREAYKDILVVMEQQKDLVVPIKRLKTVIVVKG